Proteins co-encoded in one Betaproteobacteria bacterium genomic window:
- the hrcA gene encoding heat-inducible transcriptional repressor HrcA, which translates to MINDRARILLKTLVERYIEDGEPVGSRALAKFSGLDLSPASIRNIMADLEEMGYIASPHTSAGRIPTPRGYRLFVDTLLTVRPLQQLEISQLEGQLQVDSTHKLVSTASHLLSDLTRFAGVVMTPRRRNAFRHIEFLRLGEDRVLLIIVTPEGDVQNRILPMDRPYTASQLVEAANYLNQNFAGRDFDDIRIQLQADLRELKDDISGLMARALDAGTEAMQENAGDVVISGERHLLDVSELSTNMDSLRRLFALFEQKTSFLQLLELSSRAQGVQIFIGGESGLVPLDECSVVTAPYKVDGQVVGTVGVIGPTRMAYERVIPIVDITAKLLSSALSHS; encoded by the coding sequence ATGATCAACGATCGCGCCAGAATCCTGCTCAAGACCCTCGTCGAGCGCTACATCGAGGACGGCGAACCGGTGGGTTCTCGTGCGCTCGCGAAGTTTTCCGGCCTGGACCTCTCTCCGGCCAGCATCCGCAACATCATGGCGGACCTCGAGGAGATGGGGTACATCGCGAGTCCGCACACCTCCGCCGGCCGGATCCCGACTCCGCGCGGCTACCGCCTGTTCGTGGACACCCTGCTGACTGTCCGGCCGCTGCAGCAGCTGGAGATCAGCCAGCTCGAAGGACAGCTCCAGGTCGACAGCACCCACAAGCTCGTCTCGACGGCCTCGCACCTGCTGTCGGATCTCACCCGTTTCGCGGGCGTGGTGATGACACCGCGCCGACGCAACGCCTTCCGGCACATCGAGTTCCTGCGGCTGGGTGAAGACCGGGTGCTGCTCATCATCGTCACGCCCGAGGGCGACGTGCAGAACCGCATCCTGCCCATGGACCGCCCCTACACCGCCTCCCAGCTCGTCGAGGCCGCGAACTATCTGAACCAGAACTTCGCGGGGCGCGACTTCGACGACATCCGCATCCAGCTTCAGGCGGATCTGCGCGAACTCAAGGACGACATCTCCGGGCTCATGGCGCGCGCGCTGGATGCCGGCACCGAGGCGATGCAGGAGAACGCCGGCGACGTCGTCATCTCCGGCGAGCGGCACCTGCTGGACGTCTCCGAACTGTCCACCAACATGGACAGCCTTCGCAGGCTGTTCGCGCTTTTCGAGCAGAAGACGAGCTTCCTGCAGCTGCTGGAACTGTCCAGCCGCGCGCAGGGCGTGCAGATCTTCATCGGCGGGGAGTCAGGCCTGGTGCCTCTGGACGAATGCAGCGTGGTGACGGCCCCTTACAAGGTGGACGGACAGGTCGTGGGCACGGTCGGGGTCATCGGTCCGACGCGCATGGCCTACGAGCGCGTCATCCCGATCGTCGACATCACGGCCAAACTGCTGTCCAGCGCGCTTTCCCACTCCTGA
- a CDS encoding ferrochelatase — MFKTEPSYTHGSVPKVGILLLNLGTPDAPEAAALKRYLRQFLWDPRVVEIPRPVWWIILNGIILNTRPKKSAAKYAAIWTPEGSPLKVHTEKLARLVQGYLHAAVKSPVTVRCAMRYGNPSVESAIGELRSDGCDRLLVVPLYPQYAASTTASALDAVFETLSHARNVPAIRTIRHFHDHPRYIAALAQSVRDHWSKNGRGGKLVMSFHGVPRFHLDKGDPYHCECRKTGRLLAEALELKPDQWMLTFQSRFGRAEWLEPYTQPTLEELGRKGTARVDVICPGFVSDCLETLEEIGMENKTAFLTAGGKEFHYIPCLNERDDWVRGLCHIVGENLQGWAHTQWDDKAAEAEASRSRERALALGASR; from the coding sequence ATGTTCAAGACCGAACCTTCCTACACTCACGGCTCCGTTCCCAAGGTGGGCATCCTTCTGCTGAATCTCGGCACTCCCGATGCGCCCGAGGCGGCCGCCCTCAAGCGCTATCTGCGGCAGTTTCTCTGGGACCCGCGCGTGGTGGAGATTCCGAGACCGGTGTGGTGGATCATCCTGAACGGCATCATCCTCAACACCCGGCCGAAGAAGTCCGCCGCGAAGTACGCGGCGATCTGGACTCCCGAGGGCTCGCCCCTCAAGGTGCACACCGAGAAACTCGCGCGACTCGTCCAGGGCTACCTCCACGCCGCGGTGAAATCCCCTGTCACCGTTCGCTGCGCCATGCGTTACGGCAACCCCTCGGTGGAATCCGCCATCGGCGAACTCAGGTCGGACGGATGCGACCGGCTGCTCGTCGTCCCCCTGTATCCGCAGTACGCCGCCAGCACGACCGCCAGCGCCCTCGACGCGGTGTTCGAGACACTGAGCCACGCGCGCAACGTTCCCGCCATCCGCACGATCCGCCACTTCCACGACCATCCCCGCTACATCGCCGCGCTCGCCCAGTCCGTGCGCGATCACTGGTCGAAGAACGGCCGGGGCGGCAAGCTCGTGATGAGCTTTCACGGCGTACCGCGCTTCCACCTGGACAAGGGCGATCCTTATCACTGTGAGTGCCGCAAAACCGGCCGCCTGCTCGCCGAGGCGCTGGAACTGAAGCCCGATCAGTGGATGCTCACCTTTCAGTCGCGATTCGGCCGTGCGGAGTGGCTCGAACCGTATACCCAGCCGACGCTGGAGGAACTCGGACGCAAGGGCACGGCCCGCGTGGACGTGATCTGCCCCGGCTTCGTCTCCGATTGCCTGGAGACGCTGGAAGAGATCGGCATGGAGAACAAGACCGCCTTTCTGACGGCAGGCGGCAAGGAATTCCACTACATCCCCTGCCTCAACGAACGCGACGACTGGGTTCGTGGCCTGTGCCACATCGTCGGCGAGAACCTCCAGGGCTGGGCGCACACCCAGTGGGACGACAAGGCCGCGGAGGCCGAGGCATCGAGATCGCGGGAGCGCGCGCTGGCTCTGGGCGCATCCCGCTGA
- the gcvT gene encoding glycine cleavage system aminomethyltransferase GcvT, translated as MTRHTCLHAQHVAAGARMTDFGGWAMPLHYGSQIEEHHAVRRAAGMFDVSHMLSIDVSGPQSRPFLRRLLANDVDRLASPGRALYSCMLDETGGILDDLIVHRSGEDRYRLVVNAATADSDLEWMSICRASMNCEVEISGRRDLAMIAVQGPKGRESFWRARPGLESRTRDLQTFASVLEGEVMVARTGYTGEDGFEITLPASMAESLWQDMELAGVRPCGLGARDTLRLEAGMNLYGSDMDRNTTPMESALGWTVDTRTDRPFVGREALMSRTASRALTGLRLLDKGVLRSHMRLRTAWGDGEITSGTFSPTLGFSIAFARVPREAGQVPRPGTPVEVDVRGKWLPACVVKPPFVRHGQSLLDARPLCC; from the coding sequence TTGACCCGACACACCTGTCTTCACGCGCAGCACGTGGCCGCGGGCGCACGCATGACCGATTTCGGCGGCTGGGCGATGCCTCTTCACTACGGCTCCCAAATCGAAGAGCATCACGCCGTGCGCCGCGCCGCCGGCATGTTCGATGTCTCGCACATGCTGAGCATCGACGTCTCGGGACCGCAGTCCCGGCCCTTCCTGCGCAGGCTGCTCGCCAACGACGTGGACCGGCTCGCATCGCCCGGCCGGGCCCTCTATTCCTGCATGCTCGACGAGACCGGCGGCATCCTGGACGATCTCATCGTCCATCGGAGCGGTGAGGACCGGTATCGCCTCGTGGTCAACGCCGCGACCGCGGACAGCGATCTCGAATGGATGTCGATCTGCCGCGCGTCGATGAACTGCGAAGTGGAGATCTCAGGTCGTCGCGATCTCGCGATGATCGCCGTGCAGGGTCCGAAGGGCCGGGAGTCGTTCTGGCGCGCGCGTCCCGGCCTGGAAAGCCGGACACGCGACCTGCAGACGTTCGCTTCGGTCCTGGAAGGCGAGGTCATGGTTGCGCGCACGGGCTACACCGGTGAGGACGGTTTCGAGATCACGCTGCCCGCCAGCATGGCGGAAAGCCTCTGGCAGGATATGGAACTCGCCGGAGTGCGGCCCTGCGGACTCGGCGCACGGGACACGCTCAGACTGGAAGCGGGCATGAATCTGTACGGTTCCGACATGGATCGGAACACCACGCCCATGGAAAGCGCGCTGGGCTGGACCGTGGATACCCGCACGGATCGTCCTTTTGTCGGCAGGGAGGCGCTGATGTCTCGCACTGCGTCCAGGGCCCTCACGGGTCTGCGCCTGCTCGACAAGGGTGTCCTGCGCAGCCACATGCGCCTTCGAACCGCGTGGGGGGACGGCGAGATCACCAGCGGGACGTTCTCTCCCACCCTTGGCTTCTCCATCGCGTTCGCACGCGTGCCTCGCGAGGCGGGCCAGGTCCCCCGCCCGGGCACGCCCGTGGAAGTGGACGTGCGCGGCAAGTGGCTGCCGGCGTGCGTCGTCAAACCCCCGTTCGTCCGTCATGGCCAATCGCTGCTGGACGCGCGGCCCCTCTGCTGCTGA
- the gcvH gene encoding glycine cleavage system protein GcvH: MHLPPELKYTESHEWVRLEADGTVVVGITDHAQQELGDIVFVGDVKVGAQLKARDAAAVVESVKAASDIYAPVAGEIVAFNASLDSEPQRINESPYEAWIFKLRPADAGDVAKLMDAAGYAAVAGQE, from the coding sequence ATGCATCTGCCCCCTGAACTCAAATACACCGAATCCCACGAATGGGTCCGTCTCGAGGCCGACGGCACCGTCGTCGTCGGCATCACCGACCACGCGCAGCAGGAGCTGGGCGATATCGTCTTCGTGGGGGACGTCAAGGTCGGTGCGCAGTTGAAGGCGCGCGATGCGGCGGCGGTGGTGGAGTCGGTGAAGGCAGCGTCGGACATCTACGCCCCCGTGGCGGGAGAGATCGTGGCCTTCAATGCGTCACTGGACAGCGAGCCGCAGCGGATCAACGAGTCGCCCTACGAAGCGTGGATCTTCAAGCTGCGTCCCGCCGATGCGGGTGACGTGGCAAAGCTGATGGATGCCGCCGGCTACGCCGCGGTGGCCGGCCAGGAGTGA
- the gcvP gene encoding aminomethyl-transferring glycine dehydrogenase, producing MPMTPTPCNDECGFAARHIGPRDEDVTAMLTTVGAGSLEQLVERVVPAGIRSAEPLRLPPPRSEREVLAALRDLAGMNVPARNFLGQGYHGTVTPPVILRNVLENPAWYTAYTPYQPEISQGRLEALLNFQTMVCDLTGLDIANASLLDEATAGAEAMMMAQRHATSGGAGFIVSEDCHPQTIAVVRTRAEPLGIDVRVGKASALMDAGDFFGVLVQYPATDGSVRDPHGLAQSCRAAGALFVAACDPLSLALLAPPGQWGADIAIGSLQRFGVPMGFGGPHAAYLACRDALKRSMPGRLVGVSVDARGDTALRLALQTREQHIRREKATSNICTAQVLLAVMASMYAVYHGPEGLRAIARRVHALACDFAAAVRSLGCGIASGALFDTVTVHAGDAKSAVLRNAMEQSINLRDAPGDGIGVSFDETHDRSDVAAVLALFAKANARSAQPGDRSSIGLPPALLRTSDFLTHPVFRTMHSETEMLRYLRRLADRDLALDRTMIPLGSCTMKLNATTEMIPVTWEGFANLHPFAPVHQSLGYARLVRELERALCEITGYDAVSVQPNSGAQGEFAGLLAIRAWHRSRGEQHRRICLIPSSAHGTNPASAHMAGMEVVVVACDARGNVDVDDLRTKAREHAAELAALMVTYPSTHGVFEDAIGEICDIVHAHGGQVYLDGANLNALVGLARPGRFGADVSHLNLHKTFCIPHGGGGPGVGPVAVRAHLAPFLPGHPLHPNSAVGPVSAAPYGSASILPISWAYVALMGPAGLTRATQMAILNANYLATRLAPHFPILYSGHAGLVAHECILDLRPIKEATGISNEDVAKRLIDFGFHAPTMSFPVPGTLMVEPTESESKAELDRFVDAMIAIREEIRAVETGRADRLDNALRNAPHTAAACLADAWPHPYSREHAAFPLPAVRSAKYWPPVARVDNAYGDRHLVCACPPVEEYAHSAAG from the coding sequence ATGCCGATGACCCCGACACCGTGCAATGACGAGTGCGGATTCGCCGCCCGCCACATCGGCCCACGCGACGAAGACGTGACGGCCATGCTGACCACGGTGGGCGCCGGATCTCTCGAACAGCTCGTGGAGCGGGTCGTGCCTGCCGGCATACGTTCGGCGGAACCGCTCCGTCTGCCTCCGCCGCGCTCGGAGCGCGAAGTGCTGGCAGCGCTGCGAGACTTGGCCGGGATGAACGTGCCGGCCCGGAATTTCCTGGGTCAGGGCTACCACGGAACCGTGACGCCGCCCGTCATCCTGCGCAACGTGCTGGAGAATCCGGCGTGGTACACCGCCTACACCCCCTACCAGCCCGAGATCTCGCAGGGCCGGCTGGAAGCGCTGCTCAACTTCCAGACCATGGTGTGCGATCTGACCGGCCTGGACATCGCCAACGCATCGCTGCTCGACGAAGCGACGGCGGGGGCTGAGGCGATGATGATGGCGCAGCGGCATGCCACGTCGGGAGGCGCCGGCTTCATCGTCTCCGAGGATTGCCATCCGCAGACCATCGCCGTCGTTCGCACCCGTGCGGAACCACTGGGCATCGATGTGCGCGTCGGCAAGGCGTCCGCACTGATGGACGCAGGCGATTTCTTCGGTGTGCTGGTCCAGTATCCGGCCACCGACGGATCGGTGCGTGATCCGCACGGCCTGGCGCAGTCGTGCCGCGCCGCCGGCGCGCTGTTCGTCGCAGCCTGCGATCCCTTGTCGCTCGCGCTCCTCGCTCCTCCGGGACAGTGGGGTGCGGACATCGCGATCGGATCCCTTCAGCGCTTCGGCGTGCCGATGGGATTCGGCGGACCGCACGCCGCCTATCTCGCGTGCCGGGATGCCTTGAAGCGGTCCATGCCGGGCCGCCTCGTGGGTGTTTCCGTCGACGCCAGGGGGGACACGGCTCTGCGGCTCGCACTGCAGACCCGGGAACAGCACATCCGGCGGGAGAAGGCCACATCGAACATCTGCACCGCGCAAGTCCTGCTGGCCGTGATGGCCTCCATGTACGCGGTGTATCACGGCCCCGAGGGACTGCGCGCGATCGCACGCCGGGTACACGCGCTCGCGTGCGATTTCGCGGCCGCCGTTCGATCGCTCGGCTGCGGCATCGCCTCGGGCGCCCTGTTCGACACCGTGACCGTGCATGCGGGCGATGCCAAGTCTGCCGTGCTGCGAAACGCGATGGAACAGTCGATCAATCTGCGCGACGCTCCGGGCGACGGCATCGGGGTGAGCTTCGACGAGACCCACGATCGGTCGGACGTCGCGGCCGTGCTTGCGCTGTTCGCGAAAGCCAATGCGCGGTCCGCGCAGCCCGGGGACCGCAGTTCCATCGGCTTGCCTCCCGCGCTGTTGAGGACCTCCGATTTCCTGACGCATCCGGTGTTCCGCACCATGCACTCCGAGACGGAGATGCTGCGTTATCTGCGCAGGCTCGCAGACAGGGATCTCGCCCTGGACCGCACGATGATTCCTCTGGGCTCCTGCACGATGAAGCTCAACGCGACCACGGAGATGATCCCGGTCACCTGGGAGGGCTTCGCGAACCTGCACCCGTTCGCCCCCGTCCATCAGTCGCTGGGCTACGCGCGTCTCGTGCGCGAACTCGAACGGGCTCTGTGCGAAATCACCGGCTACGACGCGGTGAGCGTGCAGCCCAACTCCGGCGCCCAGGGCGAGTTTGCCGGCCTGCTGGCGATCCGCGCCTGGCACCGGTCGCGCGGCGAGCAGCACCGCCGCATCTGCCTGATCCCGTCATCGGCTCACGGCACGAATCCGGCCTCGGCTCACATGGCAGGGATGGAAGTCGTGGTCGTCGCGTGCGACGCGCGGGGCAATGTCGACGTGGACGATCTCCGGACGAAAGCACGGGAGCACGCGGCGGAACTGGCCGCGCTGATGGTGACGTACCCGTCCACGCACGGCGTGTTCGAGGACGCCATCGGCGAGATCTGCGACATCGTCCACGCGCACGGGGGACAGGTCTATCTCGACGGCGCCAATCTCAATGCGCTGGTAGGGCTCGCCCGGCCCGGACGATTCGGCGCGGACGTGTCGCACCTCAATCTCCACAAGACGTTCTGCATCCCGCACGGCGGCGGTGGTCCGGGGGTGGGGCCCGTGGCCGTTCGCGCGCATCTCGCGCCATTCCTGCCCGGGCATCCGCTGCACCCGAACTCGGCCGTCGGACCCGTGAGCGCGGCGCCTTACGGGTCCGCAAGCATCCTGCCCATCTCCTGGGCCTACGTCGCATTGATGGGCCCTGCAGGCCTCACGCGTGCCACACAGATGGCGATCCTCAACGCCAACTATCTTGCGACCCGGCTCGCCCCGCACTTTCCCATCCTCTACAGCGGGCACGCCGGTCTGGTGGCGCACGAGTGCATCCTGGATCTGCGGCCCATCAAGGAAGCCACCGGCATCTCCAACGAGGACGTCGCCAAGCGGCTCATCGACTTCGGTTTCCACGCGCCGACCATGAGCTTTCCCGTGCCCGGCACGCTGATGGTGGAACCCACCGAGAGCGAATCGAAGGCGGAACTGGACCGGTTCGTCGACGCCATGATCGCCATCCGCGAGGAGATCCGTGCCGTGGAGACCGGCCGGGCGGATCGCCTGGACAACGCGCTTCGCAATGCTCCCCATACCGCGGCCGCCTGCCTCGCGGACGCATGGCCGCATCCGTATTCCCGCGAGCATGCCGCCTTTCCGCTGCCCGCCGTCAGGTCCGCGAAGTACTGGCCTCCCGTGGCGCGCGTGGACAACGCCTACGGTGACCGTCACCTCGTGTGCGCCTGCCCCCCGGTGGAGGAGTACGCGCATTCCGCGGCCGGGTAG
- a CDS encoding serine/threonine protein kinase, with translation MSLSHSLPVDAHLHEYRIESVLGQGAFAITYRAWDENLQSSVAIKEYFPGELMCREPSGVANLAKGGDAELYEWGLSRFISEAQVLAQFKHPSIVRVSRYFPANRTAYIVMDYEKGESLLDRLSREGGPLPETELRSLLLPLLSGLKLVHEKHYLHRDIKPANIYLREDGSPVLLDFGAARMEFGTSGGDGLNVLTPRYAPIEQYSPDGVQGPWSDIYSLGATLFRCMTGQAPVDAQRRDAEVGEGKPDPFTPSARLLSGRYGRDVLEAVDWMLQLRPADRPQSAAELIARLTGAVSPAVSPPRNRSPTFRAVPSGSTRSSSPGLSARARPPRSRH, from the coding sequence ATGAGCCTTTCTCACTCCCTCCCCGTCGACGCGCATCTGCACGAGTACCGCATCGAGTCGGTGCTGGGCCAGGGTGCGTTTGCGATCACCTATCGCGCCTGGGACGAGAACCTGCAGTCCTCGGTGGCGATCAAGGAGTACTTCCCCGGCGAGCTCATGTGCCGGGAACCCTCGGGAGTGGCGAATCTTGCCAAGGGCGGGGATGCCGAACTCTACGAGTGGGGACTGTCCCGCTTCATCAGCGAGGCGCAGGTGCTGGCGCAGTTCAAGCATCCCAGCATCGTGCGGGTCTCGCGCTACTTCCCGGCGAACCGGACCGCCTACATCGTGATGGACTACGAAAAGGGCGAGAGTCTTCTCGACCGGTTGTCGCGCGAAGGAGGTCCGCTTCCGGAGACCGAGCTTCGCAGCCTCCTGCTGCCCCTGCTCTCCGGACTGAAACTGGTCCACGAGAAGCACTATCTCCACCGGGACATCAAGCCGGCAAACATCTACCTGCGCGAGGACGGCTCGCCGGTCCTGCTCGATTTCGGCGCCGCCCGCATGGAGTTCGGAACGAGCGGCGGCGACGGGCTCAACGTCCTGACACCCCGCTATGCGCCCATCGAGCAATACAGTCCGGATGGAGTGCAGGGTCCCTGGTCGGACATCTACAGCCTGGGTGCCACGCTGTTCCGCTGCATGACGGGACAGGCCCCGGTAGACGCACAGCGGCGCGACGCGGAGGTGGGCGAGGGAAAGCCGGATCCGTTCACGCCGTCGGCTCGCCTGCTTTCCGGACGCTACGGACGCGACGTCCTCGAGGCGGTGGACTGGATGCTGCAGTTGCGCCCGGCCGACCGCCCCCAGTCGGCCGCGGAGCTCATCGCGCGACTGACCGGCGCCGTGTCTCCCGCCGTCTCCCCTCCGCGGAATCGTTCTCCTACGTTCCGCGCCGTGCCCAGCGGGTCCACAAGATCGTCTTCGCCGGGCCTGTCGGCGCGGGCAAGACCACCGCGATCGCGACATTGA
- a CDS encoding ATP/GTP-binding protein has translation MVFAGPVGAGKTTAIATLSHTPILRTDERASDMTRERKNATTVAMDFGVMNLSDTERVHLYGMPGQERFDFMWKILEKGALGLVLLIDNSRRAPLDDLAFYLSAFKDLLSRTQLAVGVNFTERSPKPTLDDYHSYFRERRADLGLNPPIFEVDPRNPREVGLLVEALLYTIDPGVHRWRSCIACSFSDGSRPSRWRVTSRPFTWTKTCRPSSPGCPRASARCWPTRKGSSSPRAASPTRRPNSSPRWPPN, from the coding sequence ATCGTCTTCGCCGGGCCTGTCGGCGCGGGCAAGACCACCGCGATCGCGACATTGAGCCACACCCCCATACTGCGCACGGACGAGCGTGCGAGCGACATGACCCGCGAGCGCAAGAACGCCACGACGGTCGCCATGGATTTCGGCGTGATGAACCTCAGCGACACCGAGCGCGTGCATCTGTACGGCATGCCCGGCCAGGAGCGCTTCGATTTCATGTGGAAGATCCTGGAGAAGGGAGCGCTCGGGCTCGTGCTTCTCATCGACAACTCGCGCCGCGCGCCCCTGGACGATCTGGCGTTCTATCTGTCGGCGTTCAAGGACCTGCTGTCCCGCACGCAGCTCGCGGTCGGCGTGAACTTCACCGAGCGCTCGCCGAAGCCGACGCTGGACGACTATCACTCGTACTTCCGCGAACGGCGTGCCGACCTCGGCCTCAATCCACCGATCTTCGAAGTGGACCCGCGCAATCCCCGGGAGGTTGGTCTGCTCGTGGAGGCGCTGCTGTACACCATAGACCCCGGCGTGCATCGCTGGCGCTCCTGCATCGCATGCAGTTTCTCGGATGGATCGCGGCCGAGCCGGTGGCGCGTGACGTCCCGTCCGTTCACATGGACGAAGACATGCCGGCCCTCCTCTCCCGGATGTCCGCGCGCAAGCGCGCGATGCTGGCCGACGCGGAAGGGTTCCAGCTCGCCTCGAGCGGCTTCACCCACGAGGCGGCCGAACAGCTCGCCGCGCTGGCCGCCGAACTGA
- a CDS encoding roadblock/LC7 domain-containing protein produces MREEMIRSILGDLNGSSADITASAVISTDGLMISSLLPAHMDEDRVGAMNAAMLTLGDRSASELGCGDLEQVMVKGKDGYILMIHAGPDAVLSVIARPTAKLGLIFLDARRAAEGISKLL; encoded by the coding sequence ATGCGTGAAGAGATGATCCGATCCATCCTCGGCGACCTGAACGGAAGTTCCGCCGACATCACCGCTTCCGCGGTCATCTCGACCGACGGGCTGATGATCTCCAGCCTGCTGCCGGCGCACATGGACGAAGACCGTGTCGGTGCGATGAATGCCGCCATGCTGACGCTGGGCGACCGCAGTGCCTCGGAACTGGGCTGTGGTGACCTGGAGCAGGTCATGGTCAAGGGCAAGGACGGCTACATCCTGATGATCCACGCGGGGCCCGACGCGGTGCTCTCGGTCATCGCGCGGCCCACCGCGAAACTCGGGCTCATCTTCCTCGATGCCCGGCGCGCGGCCGAAGGCATCTCGAAGCTGCTCTGA
- a CDS encoding PAS domain-containing protein has protein sequence MRDIAPEDLHDETGVRHELTFHDGSKRTVYVVDREVPFPEGSLIVSRTDPAGVITHANQAFVDMSGYTEQELIGEQHCILRHPDMPAVAFKDLWDTMAKGEKWHGYVKNLRKDGAYYWVYATVVPNRRQGKVVGFTSVRRKPSRAKIAAAEALYRTLK, from the coding sequence ATGCGCGACATCGCACCGGAGGATCTGCACGACGAGACCGGCGTGCGGCACGAGCTCACGTTTCACGACGGCTCGAAGCGCACGGTCTACGTCGTCGACCGGGAAGTGCCCTTTCCGGAAGGCAGCCTCATCGTCTCCCGAACCGACCCCGCGGGCGTCATCACGCACGCCAACCAGGCGTTCGTGGACATGTCCGGATATACCGAACAGGAACTGATCGGTGAACAGCACTGCATCCTGCGCCACCCGGACATGCCCGCCGTGGCATTCAAGGATCTCTGGGACACCATGGCAAAGGGCGAGAAGTGGCACGGCTACGTGAAGAACCTGCGCAAGGACGGCGCCTACTACTGGGTCTACGCCACCGTGGTGCCCAATCGCCGGCAGGGCAAGGTGGTGGGCTTCACGTCGGTCCGGCGCAAGCCGTCGCGAGCGAAGATCGCCGCCGCCGAAGCCTTGTACCGCACACTCAAGTGA
- a CDS encoding alpha/beta hydrolase, producing the protein MPFIPILEHRLEYAWFGELSARAPVVMLHEGLGSVALWREFPGRLAAVTGRRVLAYSRYGYGKSDPLREKREPTFMHTEALEVLPRLIEALDIERPVLFGHSDGGSISLIHAGAGRWSVTGVVVLAPHVFVEECCTAAIRQSKITYDTTDLRTRLARYHDDPDSAFRGWNDIWLDPRFTAWNIEEFLPSISCPVLAIQGEGDEYGTMEQIDRIERQCPDASLLKLEHCGHSPHRDQPDAVLRAAKEFMAGLPA; encoded by the coding sequence ATGCCCTTCATCCCGATTCTCGAGCACCGGCTCGAATACGCGTGGTTCGGCGAGCTCTCCGCGCGCGCGCCCGTCGTGATGCTCCACGAGGGTCTCGGCTCCGTGGCGTTGTGGCGCGAATTTCCCGGACGGCTCGCCGCCGTGACGGGCCGCCGCGTGCTGGCCTATTCGCGCTACGGCTACGGCAAGTCCGATCCCCTTCGCGAGAAGCGGGAGCCGACGTTCATGCATACCGAAGCGCTGGAGGTTCTCCCACGTCTCATCGAGGCCCTGGACATCGAACGCCCCGTGCTTTTCGGGCACAGCGACGGCGGTTCGATCTCGCTCATCCACGCCGGCGCGGGGCGCTGGTCCGTGACGGGCGTCGTGGTCCTCGCACCCCATGTGTTCGTGGAAGAGTGCTGCACGGCCGCGATCCGCCAGTCGAAGATCACCTACGACACCACCGATCTGCGCACCCGGCTCGCGCGTTACCACGACGATCCCGACTCGGCCTTCCGCGGCTGGAACGACATCTGGCTGGACCCACGCTTCACCGCCTGGAACATCGAGGAGTTCCTGCCGTCGATCTCATGCCCGGTGCTCGCGATCCAGGGCGAGGGAGACGAGTACGGCACCATGGAGCAGATCGACCGCATCGAACGCCAGTGTCCCGATGCCTCGCTGCTCAAGCTCGAACACTGCGGCCATTCGCCGCACCGGGATCAGCCGGATGCGGTGCTGCGGGCGGCGAAGGAGTTCATGGCGGGCCTGCCTGCCTGA